One Deinococcus grandis DNA window includes the following coding sequences:
- the zwf gene encoding glucose-6-phosphate dehydrogenase yields MTRGAKKDSAEKVAAKKPAPKKPAAKKAPAKKAASAAPAKATRARGVKASEVQDNVDRKVAAQKVGVADAAPKVKKAAPKKASPKRTAGAPGEDGSNPFRALMRRNRAPEPATLVIFGATGDLSRRKLLPAVFGLWQDGLLGSAFNIVGVGRQEMTDEQFKDYAIQALKDSKETDAIQPGSLEKFRELLYYEFGDFAGDEVYAKLGRELDRAEEAHGGRKNALFYLSTPPSLFEPISNGLGRLGLSDESEGWRRLVIEKPFGRDLASARALNDAIHHVWNESQVYRIDHYLGKETVQNLMAIRFGNAIFEPLWNRGYVDHVQITAAEDLGLEGRAGYYEEAGVVRDMLQNHLMQLFALTAMEPPAAFDADAIRDEKVKVLRAVKEIPSGRVEEVAVRGQYGAGTLYGEKVPGYRDEPGVREGSVTPTYVALKLEVDNWRWQGVPFFLRTGKRLPKKVTEIAVVFKRPPLGIFPGGLERNVLAFRIQPDEGVSLKFSSKTPGQEMVLREVVMDFRYDAFGAQLESPYSRLLLDAMVGDATLFPREDEVDLAWQIVSGILSVWDTDPARTPRKGEGPDFPNYTSGTWGPDAADDLMGDDRRWRRL; encoded by the coding sequence ATGACCCGCGGCGCGAAGAAGGACAGCGCCGAGAAGGTCGCGGCGAAGAAGCCTGCCCCGAAGAAACCTGCGGCCAAGAAGGCACCGGCGAAGAAGGCCGCCAGCGCCGCCCCCGCGAAGGCCACCCGCGCCAGGGGCGTGAAGGCCAGCGAGGTGCAGGACAACGTGGACCGCAAGGTCGCCGCGCAGAAGGTCGGCGTGGCCGACGCGGCCCCGAAGGTGAAGAAGGCCGCCCCGAAGAAGGCCAGCCCGAAACGCACTGCTGGGGCTCCCGGCGAGGACGGCAGCAATCCCTTCCGCGCGCTGATGCGCCGCAACCGCGCGCCGGAACCCGCGACGCTGGTGATCTTCGGCGCGACCGGCGACCTGTCGCGACGCAAGCTGCTGCCCGCCGTGTTCGGCCTGTGGCAGGACGGCCTGCTGGGCAGTGCCTTCAACATCGTCGGGGTGGGCCGTCAGGAGATGACGGACGAGCAGTTCAAGGACTACGCCATCCAGGCCCTGAAGGACAGCAAGGAAACCGACGCGATCCAGCCCGGCAGCCTGGAGAAGTTCCGGGAACTGCTGTACTACGAGTTCGGGGATTTCGCCGGGGACGAGGTGTACGCCAAGCTGGGCCGTGAACTCGACCGCGCCGAGGAGGCGCACGGCGGGCGTAAGAACGCCCTGTTCTACCTGAGCACCCCGCCGAGCCTGTTCGAGCCGATCAGCAACGGCCTGGGCCGCCTGGGCCTGTCCGACGAGTCCGAGGGCTGGCGCCGCCTGGTGATCGAGAAACCCTTCGGGCGCGACCTCGCCTCCGCGCGGGCGCTGAACGACGCGATCCACCACGTGTGGAACGAGTCGCAGGTGTACCGCATCGACCACTACCTGGGCAAGGAGACGGTGCAGAACCTGATGGCGATCCGCTTCGGGAACGCCATCTTCGAGCCGCTGTGGAACCGCGGGTACGTGGATCACGTGCAGATCACCGCCGCTGAGGACCTGGGCCTGGAGGGCCGCGCCGGGTACTACGAGGAGGCGGGCGTGGTGCGCGACATGCTGCAGAACCACCTGATGCAGCTGTTCGCCCTGACCGCCATGGAACCCCCGGCGGCCTTCGACGCGGACGCCATCCGCGACGAGAAGGTGAAGGTGCTGCGCGCCGTGAAGGAGATCCCCAGCGGGCGCGTGGAGGAGGTCGCCGTGCGCGGTCAGTACGGCGCGGGCACCCTGTATGGCGAGAAGGTCCCCGGGTACCGCGACGAGCCCGGCGTGCGTGAGGGCAGCGTGACGCCCACGTACGTGGCGCTGAAGCTGGAGGTGGACAACTGGCGCTGGCAGGGCGTGCCGTTCTTCCTGCGCACCGGCAAACGGCTGCCGAAGAAGGTCACGGAGATCGCCGTGGTGTTCAAGCGGCCCCCGCTGGGCATCTTCCCCGGCGGCCTGGAACGCAACGTGCTCGCGTTCCGCATCCAGCCGGACGAGGGCGTCAGCCTGAAATTCAGCAGTAAAACGCCGGGGCAGGAGATGGTGCTGCGCGAGGTCGTCATGGACTTCCGCTACGACGCGTTCGGCGCGCAGCTCGAAAGCCCGTACTCGCGCCTGCTGCTCGACGCGATGGTGGGCGACGCGACGCTGTTCCCGCGCGAGGACGAGGTGGACCTGGCGTGGCAGATCGTCAGCGGCATCCTGAGCGTGTGGGACACCGACCCCGCCCGCACACCGAGGAAGGGCGAGGGTCCGGACTTCCCGAACTACACGTCCGGCACCTGGGGCCCCGACGCGGCCGATGACCTGATGGGCGACGACCGCCGCTGGCGGCGCCTGTGA
- the gnd gene encoding phosphogluconate dehydrogenase (NAD(+)-dependent, decarboxylating): protein MQRHSVKRLTVGRTSASCRLKLRGALDVTRRRGRIVQHVEAGGRKRFHAGRTTMKLGMIGLGKMGGNMVLRLTQGGVEVIGYDRSEESVAQIERQGARGARSMDDLIASLGEPGTRAVWVMVPAGKITQSVIDDLAGRLAPGDIVIDGGNSNYKDSIRRAEELAEKGIHFVDVGTSGGVWGLKEGYAMMIGGAEEAVERLRPAFEALAPAADRGWGRMGPAGSGHYVKMVHNGIEYGMMQAYAEGFELMKAHQDFNLDMAQIAELWRHGSVVRSWLLDLTAEALQNKAEFEKLSDYVADSGEGRWTIIDSIELGVPTPVITLATQMRFRSQQEVSYAGQMLSAMRRAFGGHAVKTIESPRQEGLVPEVAPGDHPKVAAPENIGHAGSAGEGSAAEQLGETGQQRVKGDA from the coding sequence TTGCAACGACATTCTGTCAAACGACTGACTGTCGGCCGGACCTCTGCTTCATGCCGCCTGAAGCTGCGTGGTGCCCTGGACGTCACGCGGCGGCGCGGACGTATAGTGCAGCACGTTGAGGCTGGGGGCCGGAAGCGCTTCCACGCCGGGAGGACAACCATGAAACTAGGCATGATCGGACTGGGCAAGATGGGCGGCAACATGGTCCTGCGCCTCACCCAGGGTGGCGTCGAGGTCATCGGCTACGACCGCAGCGAGGAATCCGTCGCACAGATCGAACGTCAGGGCGCCCGTGGTGCCCGCAGCATGGACGACCTGATCGCCTCGCTGGGTGAACCCGGCACGCGCGCCGTGTGGGTCATGGTGCCCGCCGGGAAGATCACCCAGAGCGTCATCGACGACCTCGCGGGGCGCCTCGCGCCAGGCGACATCGTCATCGACGGCGGGAACAGCAACTACAAGGACAGCATCCGCCGCGCCGAGGAACTCGCCGAGAAGGGCATTCACTTCGTGGACGTCGGCACGTCCGGCGGCGTGTGGGGCCTCAAGGAAGGCTACGCCATGATGATCGGCGGCGCCGAGGAGGCCGTCGAGCGCCTGCGTCCCGCCTTCGAGGCGCTCGCGCCCGCCGCCGACCGCGGCTGGGGCCGCATGGGTCCGGCGGGCAGCGGCCACTATGTGAAGATGGTCCACAACGGCATCGAGTACGGCATGATGCAGGCCTACGCCGAGGGCTTCGAGCTGATGAAGGCGCACCAGGACTTCAACCTCGACATGGCGCAGATCGCCGAACTGTGGCGGCACGGCAGCGTCGTGCGCTCCTGGCTGCTCGACCTGACCGCCGAGGCGCTGCAGAACAAGGCCGAGTTCGAGAAGCTCTCGGACTACGTGGCGGACAGTGGCGAGGGCCGCTGGACGATCATCGACTCCATCGAACTGGGCGTGCCGACGCCCGTGATCACGCTGGCGACGCAGATGCGCTTCCGCAGCCAGCAGGAGGTCAGCTACGCCGGGCAGATGCTCTCGGCGATGCGCCGCGCGTTCGGCGGGCACGCCGTGAAGACCATCGAGTCCCCCCGTCAGGAGGGGCTGGTGCCCGAGGTGGCGCCCGGCGATCACCCCAAGGTGGCCGCGCCGGAGAACATCGGCCACGCGGGCAGCGCGGGCGAGGGCAGCGCTGCCGAACAGCTGGGTGAGACCGGCCAGCAGCGCGTGAAGGGTGACGCATGA
- a CDS encoding MarR family winged helix-turn-helix transcriptional regulator translates to MPDTPTPGAPGSLQHRAYLALQRLALHQQRQGADLFRDHGLSAPQFNVLRILRGATDGGLTCSEISDRLLDHDPDVTRLLDRLQKAGLVTRDRDRPDRRIVATRLTDAGRDLLTRLDPPLTDLHARQFAHLTDTQLRDLISLVTAVTREPEGNPQIP, encoded by the coding sequence ATGCCCGACACCCCCACCCCCGGCGCGCCCGGCAGCCTGCAGCACCGCGCCTATCTCGCCCTGCAACGCCTCGCGCTGCACCAGCAACGCCAGGGCGCCGACCTGTTCCGCGACCACGGCCTCAGCGCCCCGCAGTTCAACGTCCTGCGCATCCTGCGCGGCGCCACAGACGGCGGCCTGACCTGCAGCGAGATCAGCGACCGCCTCCTCGACCACGACCCCGACGTCACCCGCCTCCTCGACCGCCTCCAGAAGGCCGGACTCGTCACCCGTGACCGCGACCGCCCCGACCGCCGCATCGTCGCCACCCGCCTCACCGACGCCGGACGCGACCTGCTGACCCGCCTCGACCCGCCCCTGACCGACCTGCACGCCCGGCAGTTCGCGCACCTGACCGACACGCAACTGCGCGACCTGATCAGCCTGGTCACCGCGGTGACCAGGGAACCCGAGGGGAACCCTCAGATTCCCTGA
- a CDS encoding DoxX family protein: MTTRTAPAPNPDLALLLLRLATGLVFVMHGAQKFFTYTLPGTTQAFTQMGVPVPGISAPVVATVELLGGLLLILGVYSRAAGVLLAVNMLVAIALVHLKAGFFNPDGLEFPLVLLAASLAVAFAGPGRLRAPIGQP; encoded by the coding sequence ATGACCACCCGCACCGCGCCCGCCCCCAACCCCGACCTCGCCCTGCTGCTGCTGCGCCTCGCCACCGGCCTGGTGTTCGTCATGCACGGCGCGCAGAAATTCTTCACGTACACCCTGCCCGGCACCACCCAGGCCTTCACGCAGATGGGCGTACCCGTCCCCGGCATCAGCGCCCCCGTGGTCGCCACCGTCGAACTGCTGGGCGGCCTGCTGCTGATCCTCGGTGTGTACAGCCGCGCCGCCGGGGTGCTGCTCGCCGTGAACATGCTCGTGGCCATCGCGCTGGTGCACCTGAAGGCCGGGTTCTTCAACCCGGACGGCCTGGAATTCCCGCTCGTGCTGCTCGCCGCCAGCCTCGCCGTGGCGTTCGCCGGACCGGGCCGCCTGCGCGCCCCCATCGGACAACCCTGA
- the mqnC gene encoding cyclic dehypoxanthinyl futalosine synthase: MTAPAPTPAAGDLLPRAARGERLTHAEIEALYHQPLPDVAAVAHHLRLTRRDQDTVTFLIDRNINYTNICNVGCNFCAFYRTRRQKDSYTLDYEQISHKIRELEAVGGTRILLQGGVNPELGLDYYTGLLRHVKAHHPTIRIDAFSPEEVLFMEKTFGLSLDALLDTLIEAGLDGLPGAGGEILEDDVRAKAAPARIRSEDWFRIIDAAQRKGLYTIATMVIGFGETYAQRASHLLKIREQQDKANRDYDGNGFSGFAMWTLQTEHTRLHGKAPGATAHEYLQQLAIARIALDNIPNIQASWPAQGFKVGQAALYYGANDLGSTMLEENVVSAAAGHDRHQATVRELIRIAVDAGFTPAIRNSRFQIIDWPDAQAILNRAPENPEGDRAVGSAS; this comes from the coding sequence ATGACCGCACCCGCCCCCACCCCCGCAGCGGGCGACCTGCTGCCCCGCGCCGCACGCGGCGAGCGCCTGACCCACGCCGAGATCGAGGCGCTGTACCACCAGCCCCTCCCGGACGTCGCCGCCGTCGCCCACCACCTGCGCCTCACGCGGCGCGACCAGGACACCGTCACGTTCCTGATCGACCGGAACATCAACTACACCAACATCTGCAACGTCGGCTGCAACTTCTGCGCCTTCTACCGCACCCGCCGCCAGAAAGACAGCTACACCCTGGACTACGAGCAGATCAGCCACAAGATCCGCGAACTCGAAGCGGTGGGCGGCACCCGCATCCTGCTGCAGGGCGGCGTGAACCCCGAACTGGGCCTGGACTACTACACGGGCCTGCTGCGGCACGTCAAGGCGCACCACCCCACCATCCGCATCGACGCCTTCTCCCCGGAAGAAGTGCTGTTCATGGAGAAGACCTTCGGCCTGAGCCTCGACGCGCTGCTCGACACGCTGATCGAGGCGGGCCTCGACGGACTGCCCGGCGCGGGCGGCGAGATCCTGGAAGACGACGTGCGCGCCAAGGCCGCCCCCGCCCGCATCCGCAGCGAGGACTGGTTCCGCATCATCGACGCCGCGCAGCGCAAGGGCCTGTACACCATCGCCACCATGGTCATCGGTTTCGGCGAGACGTACGCGCAGCGCGCCAGCCACCTCCTGAAGATCCGCGAGCAGCAGGACAAGGCGAACCGCGACTACGACGGCAACGGCTTCTCCGGCTTCGCCATGTGGACCCTGCAGACCGAACACACCCGCCTGCACGGCAAGGCGCCCGGCGCGACCGCGCACGAGTACCTCCAGCAGCTCGCCATCGCCCGCATCGCGCTGGACAACATCCCCAACATCCAGGCGTCCTGGCCCGCGCAGGGCTTCAAGGTCGGGCAGGCCGCGCTGTACTACGGCGCGAACGACCTCGGAAGCACCATGCTGGAGGAGAACGTCGTCTCGGCCGCCGCCGGACACGACCGCCACCAGGCGACCGTGCGCGAACTGATCCGCATCGCCGTGGACGCCGGATTCACGCCCGCCATCCGCAACAGCCGCTTCCAGATCATCGACTGGCCCGACGCGCAGGCCATCCTGAACCGCGCCCCCGAGAACCCCGAAGGGGACCGCGCCGTCGGCTCCGCGAGCTGA
- a CDS encoding homoaconitate hydratase family protein, producing the protein MGMTIAEKILAAHSGHAHVVPGQLIECRTDWVLCHEITTPAALRMLEERGMDQVFNPDQIVAVPDHSVPAMNIKAAKMYQKLKSWVHEKGIKHFFDVGRGGIAHVVLENTGLMKPGQTLVSGDSHTCNAGALGTFATGVGSTDLAGAIYAGKVWFKVPETMLIRVTGQAQPGVTPKDIVLEVIKRIGADGANYMVMEWVGDYIDNLDMEGRFTLTNMAIEAGGKTGIVAVDDTTRAYMSARGVTPDQYTEYQSDADANFKVVVEVDASAVEPTVAYPHIPSNGRVAGSDRIAVTHAYVGSCTNGRISDLRDVARILKGRKVAEGVQMIVVPATQAIWKQAAQEGLLEIFVDAGASVSYPSCGACLGMHSGVLGPDDVCISSSNRNFVGRMGDPSAQIYLASPATVAASAVAGFISDPRAYNDTINAAD; encoded by the coding sequence ATGGGAATGACGATTGCAGAGAAGATCCTCGCCGCGCACAGCGGTCACGCCCACGTGGTGCCCGGGCAGCTCATCGAGTGCCGCACCGACTGGGTGCTGTGCCATGAGATCACCACGCCCGCCGCGCTGCGCATGCTCGAGGAACGCGGGATGGATCAGGTGTTCAACCCGGATCAGATCGTCGCGGTGCCCGACCACTCCGTTCCCGCCATGAACATCAAGGCCGCGAAGATGTACCAGAAGCTCAAGAGCTGGGTGCACGAGAAGGGCATCAAGCACTTCTTCGACGTGGGCCGCGGCGGCATCGCGCACGTCGTGCTGGAGAACACCGGCCTGATGAAGCCCGGCCAGACGCTCGTCAGCGGCGACAGCCACACCTGCAACGCGGGCGCGCTGGGCACCTTCGCGACCGGCGTGGGCAGCACGGACCTCGCGGGTGCCATCTATGCCGGGAAGGTGTGGTTCAAGGTGCCCGAGACCATGCTGATCCGCGTGACCGGTCAGGCCCAGCCGGGCGTGACGCCCAAGGACATCGTGCTGGAGGTCATCAAGCGCATCGGCGCGGACGGCGCGAACTACATGGTCATGGAATGGGTCGGGGACTACATCGACAACCTGGACATGGAGGGCCGCTTCACCCTGACGAACATGGCCATCGAGGCGGGGGGCAAGACCGGGATCGTCGCCGTGGACGACACCACCCGCGCGTACATGAGCGCCCGTGGTGTCACGCCCGATCAGTACACCGAGTATCAGTCCGACGCTGACGCGAACTTCAAGGTGGTCGTCGAGGTGGATGCCTCGGCGGTCGAGCCGACTGTCGCGTACCCGCACATTCCCAGCAACGGTCGCGTGGCAGGCAGCGACCGCATCGCCGTGACGCACGCGTACGTGGGCAGCTGCACGAACGGCCGCATCAGCGACCTGCGCGACGTCGCCCGCATCCTCAAGGGCCGCAAGGTCGCCGAGGGCGTGCAGATGATCGTCGTGCCCGCCACGCAGGCCATCTGGAAACAGGCCGCCCAGGAAGGCCTGCTGGAGATCTTCGTGGACGCCGGGGCGAGCGTCAGCTACCCCAGCTGCGGCGCGTGCCTGGGCATGCACTCTGGCGTTCTGGGGCCGGACGACGTGTGCATCAGCTCCTCTAACCGCAACTTCGTGGGCCGCATGGGCGACCCCAGTGCGCAGATCTACCTCGCCAGTCCGGCCACCGTCGCCGCGAGCGCCGTCGCGGGCTTCATCAGCGACCCGCGCGCCTACAACGACACCATCAACGCCGCCGACTGA
- a CDS encoding LysE family transporter, translated as MDLNILLAVAAIHTVVLVIPGPDVLLVSQTALARTRRAALLAGLGVVLGIACWAALALLGIGLLFQAFPWIHGAVKVAGGAYLLWMGVNLWRSSARPDSQAAPIQAPISDLAALRAGFLTNISNPKAAVFFGSVFSGVLGAHAGTGLKLAAFAVIVSLSVGWFALIAAGMSTAPMQRAYLRARRAVDRVAGTLMLGFGGLLLASRE; from the coding sequence GTGGATCTGAATATTCTGCTGGCCGTCGCGGCCATTCACACGGTCGTCCTCGTGATCCCCGGCCCGGACGTGCTGCTCGTCAGCCAGACCGCGCTGGCGCGCACCCGCCGCGCGGCCCTGCTGGCCGGACTGGGCGTGGTGCTGGGCATCGCGTGCTGGGCGGCCCTGGCCCTGCTGGGCATCGGACTGCTGTTCCAGGCGTTCCCGTGGATTCACGGCGCGGTGAAGGTCGCGGGCGGCGCGTACCTGCTGTGGATGGGCGTGAACCTCTGGCGCAGCAGCGCCCGGCCCGACTCGCAGGCCGCGCCCATCCAGGCGCCGATCAGCGACCTCGCCGCGCTGCGCGCCGGGTTCCTGACGAACATCAGCAACCCCAAGGCCGCCGTGTTCTTCGGCAGCGTGTTCAGCGGCGTGCTCGGCGCGCACGCGGGCACCGGCCTGAAACTCGCGGCGTTCGCCGTGATCGTGAGCCTCAGCGTGGGCTGGTTCGCGCTGATCGCCGCGGGGATGTCCACCGCGCCCATGCAGCGCGCCTACCTTCGCGCCCGCCGGGCCGTGGACCGCGTGGCTGGCACGCTGATGCTGGGCTTCGGCGGGCTGCTGCTCGCGTCCCGCGAGTAA
- a CDS encoding 3-isopropylmalate dehydratase small subunit codes for MPKVHVFARDHINTDEIIPARHLTTDVESELAKYAMEDYDKDFVRRVQPGDIIVAGADFGCGSSREHAVWALRGAGVAAVIAPNFARIYYRNSINNGFLALECDGIVEAFQDGDPADLDLTGGTITNTRTGQSLTFVPVPQFALDVQKAGGWLEYMKANDQAALEAETLNAHSTQAGHGHPGQEEQHA; via the coding sequence ATGCCTAAAGTGCACGTGTTTGCCCGTGATCACATCAACACCGACGAGATCATCCCCGCCCGCCACCTGACCACCGACGTGGAGAGCGAACTCGCGAAGTACGCCATGGAGGACTACGACAAGGACTTCGTGCGGCGCGTGCAGCCCGGCGACATCATCGTGGCCGGAGCGGACTTCGGGTGCGGCAGCAGCCGCGAGCACGCCGTCTGGGCGCTGCGCGGCGCGGGCGTGGCGGCCGTGATCGCCCCGAACTTCGCGCGGATCTACTACCGCAACTCCATCAACAACGGCTTCCTGGCCCTGGAATGCGACGGCATCGTGGAAGCCTTCCAGGACGGCGATCCGGCCGACCTGGACCTGACGGGCGGCACCATCACGAACACCCGCACCGGGCAGAGCCTCACGTTCGTGCCCGTCCCGCAGTTCGCGCTGGACGTGCAGAAGGCCGGAGGCTGGCTGGAGTACATGAAGGCGAACGATCAGGCGGCGCTGGAAGCCGAGACCCTGAACGCCCACTCCACTCAGGCCGGTCACGGCCACCCCGGACAGGAGGAACAGCATGCCTAA
- the leuB gene encoding 3-isopropylmalate dehydrogenase — protein sequence MPKIVTLPGDGIGPEVTAAAVAVLREVAPDVTIEEHLIGGVAYDTHGDPFPQVTRDALGDADAVLLGTVGGAQDSAWNLLPRHLRPESGLLALRKALGCYANLRPVRVQPGLEHLSPLKAELARGVDILIVRELLGGVYFDGDRKIDGDTAYNTMRYTTPEVERVARVAFWAAEQRKGRVTSVDKANVLEVSELWRRDVTALRDREYRGVHLNHEYVDSVAMLIVSDPSRYDVIVTENLFGDILSDLAAVIPGSLGLMPSASLGDGAGLFEPIHGSAPDIAGKGVANPAAAIMSAGMLLRHGLKRPEGANQIDRAVALALREHPTRDLGGRADTQTFTRAVLSALETSPAVG from the coding sequence ATGCCTAAGATCGTCACCCTGCCCGGCGATGGGATCGGCCCCGAGGTCACCGCCGCCGCCGTGGCTGTCCTGCGCGAGGTCGCGCCCGACGTCACCATCGAGGAACACCTGATCGGCGGCGTGGCCTACGACACGCACGGCGACCCGTTCCCGCAGGTCACCCGCGACGCCTTAGGTGACGCCGACGCGGTCCTGCTGGGTACGGTGGGCGGCGCGCAGGACAGCGCCTGGAACCTCCTGCCCCGCCACCTGCGCCCCGAGAGCGGCCTGCTCGCGCTGCGCAAGGCGCTCGGCTGCTACGCGAACCTGCGCCCCGTGCGCGTCCAGCCCGGCCTGGAACACCTCTCGCCGCTGAAGGCAGAACTGGCGCGCGGCGTGGACATCCTGATCGTGCGTGAACTGCTCGGCGGCGTGTACTTCGACGGGGACCGCAAGATCGACGGGGACACCGCGTACAACACCATGCGCTACACCACCCCCGAGGTCGAGCGCGTGGCCCGCGTGGCCTTCTGGGCCGCCGAGCAGCGCAAGGGCCGCGTGACCAGCGTGGACAAAGCCAACGTGCTGGAGGTCAGCGAACTGTGGCGCCGCGACGTCACCGCCCTGCGCGACCGCGAGTACCGCGGCGTGCACCTGAACCACGAGTACGTGGACAGCGTCGCCATGCTGATCGTGTCCGACCCCAGCCGCTACGACGTGATCGTCACCGAGAACCTCTTCGGGGACATCCTCAGCGACCTGGCCGCCGTGATCCCCGGCAGCCTGGGCCTGATGCCCAGCGCGTCCTTAGGCGACGGCGCGGGCCTGTTCGAACCCATCCACGGCAGCGCCCCCGACATCGCCGGGAAGGGCGTCGCGAACCCCGCCGCCGCGATCATGAGCGCCGGAATGCTCCTGCGCCACGGCCTCAAACGCCCCGAGGGCGCCAACCAGATCGACCGCGCCGTCGCCCTGGCCCTGCGCGAACACCCCACCCGCGACCTGGGCGGCAGGGCCGACACGCAGACCTTCACCCGCGCCGTCCTCAGCGCGCTGGAGACCTCGCCCGCCGTCGGGTAA
- the pdxR gene encoding MocR-like pyridoxine biosynthesis transcription factor PdxR: protein MRTAITRGLLPEGTRLPGHRRLADHLGVARNTLVDALAQLELEGYVQAQGRSGTRVSVPAHAPPAPPTGALPLSAWAQRALAGQVEDAGGEYLVDFRVGQPVPDLYPEAAWTQALARRAAQALRAGPPDDPLGPLETRRALAAHLNAERGAQVTPDMILLTGGTQGALDALARVFLEPGRVAAVEDPTYPGARAALAATGAQVQPVAVDDRGVRPDRLPAQATLLYVTPGCQYPTGTALPAARRQALIHWTRDAGAFILEDDYAADLYHAARPPAVMQGVAPDRVILLGSFSKSLAPVTRSGFLVAPPEVVRVLAATRPLTDRVPGRLDALALSDVLSSGAYSRHLRRARATLTHRRDVLTHELATHLPGWTPHPAPGGLHLYLPLPPAWTEDRALNRAANHGVAVGAVAPLAQERHPPAVLLGFAHLNPEQLRGGAARLGRAWQDGRP, encoded by the coding sequence CTGCGCACCGCGATCACGCGCGGCCTGCTGCCCGAAGGCACCCGCCTGCCCGGCCACCGCCGCCTCGCCGACCACCTGGGTGTAGCGCGGAACACGCTGGTGGACGCCCTGGCGCAACTGGAACTCGAAGGGTACGTGCAGGCGCAGGGCCGCAGCGGCACCCGCGTCAGCGTCCCCGCCCACGCGCCGCCCGCCCCCCCGACCGGCGCGCTGCCCCTGAGCGCCTGGGCCCAGCGTGCCCTGGCCGGACAGGTCGAGGACGCGGGCGGCGAGTACCTCGTGGACTTCCGCGTCGGCCAGCCCGTCCCGGACCTGTACCCGGAAGCCGCGTGGACACAGGCGCTGGCCCGGCGAGCCGCGCAGGCCCTGCGCGCCGGGCCGCCCGACGATCCCCTGGGACCCCTGGAGACCCGCCGCGCACTGGCCGCGCACCTGAACGCCGAGCGCGGCGCGCAGGTCACACCCGACATGATCCTCCTGACCGGCGGCACGCAGGGCGCGCTGGACGCCCTGGCCCGCGTCTTCCTGGAACCCGGACGGGTCGCAGCCGTCGAGGACCCCACGTACCCCGGCGCGCGCGCCGCGCTGGCCGCCACCGGCGCGCAGGTGCAGCCGGTCGCGGTGGACGACCGGGGCGTCCGGCCGGACCGCCTGCCCGCGCAGGCCACCCTGCTGTACGTCACACCCGGCTGTCAGTACCCCACCGGCACGGCCCTGCCCGCCGCGCGGCGACAGGCCCTGATCCACTGGACGCGCGACGCCGGGGCGTTCATCCTGGAAGACGACTACGCCGCCGACCTGTATCACGCTGCCCGGCCACCCGCTGTCATGCAGGGCGTCGCGCCGGATCGCGTGATCCTGCTCGGGTCGTTCAGCAAGAGTCTCGCGCCCGTCACCCGCAGCGGTTTCCTGGTCGCCCCGCCCGAGGTCGTGCGTGTCCTGGCCGCCACACGTCCCCTCACGGATCGCGTTCCGGGCCGCCTGGACGCCCTGGCACTCTCGGACGTGCTCTCAAGCGGCGCGTACAGCCGCCACCTGCGCCGCGCCCGCGCGACCCTCACGCACCGCCGCGACGTCCTCACGCACGAACTCGCCACGCACCTGCCCGGCTGGACACCCCACCCGGCGCCCGGCGGACTGCACCTCTACCTGCCGCTCCCACCGGCGTGGACCGAGGACCGCGCCCTGAATCGCGCAGCCAATCACGGCGTCGCCGTCGGTGCCGTGGCGCCCCTCGCGCAGGAACGGCACCCGCCCGCCGTGCTGCTCGGCTTCGCTCACCTGAACCCCGAACAGCTGCGTGGCGGCGCCGCCCGCCTGGGCCGCGCGTGGCAGGACGGCCGTCCTTGA